From Fusarium oxysporum f. sp. lycopersici 4287 chromosome 10, whole genome shotgun sequence:
CTTGCTTCGTAGTAAAACCATAGGGCTCTGGACACTCAACCGCTGATGGTACCGGCTGTTGCTGCCATGGTGCTTCCACAACGAGGCCGGCAGATTAAATGCAAAAACGGTACCCACCTCCGTCTTGATCACGGAGACGACCGGTGTCGTTTTGACAGGGGGCGGGGAAAGGGCACAACGATCCGTGGGCTAGCGCTTCTGACCGAACTTGTTCAGTGCCGCGGAATTTCGGAGATATCCTCTTCCGACCCGTATTCAAGCTTTCATTCAAGCTTTGTTCAGAGACGAGCACCAACATATTGAACAAACAGAGATTCGTCCAGCTTGTTTAGCTGACCAGctatcttgttgatgatttTGATTGATTCCTACTGCATTCCCATCATACGCTGTATCATCTAAAATAGAACACATGTTCTTCCTCTATAACATCCCATTTCATCTTGACAGAATGCATTCATTTATGCCTTAGTCTCACGAACAGGAAgggtcttctctttcttgcCGCCCTCCTTCTTTTCGGTCTTCTCTGCTTCCTTGGGGGTCTCCTTGATAAAAGGCAAGAACTCAGGCTCGCCAGGAATATACTTTCGCAGCACCTCGGGCACAACGAGTCCTTCCTCTGTTTGGTAGTTCTCAAGAATGCAGCATAGTGTTCGCTCAGTAGCACAGAGTGTCTATAACGATGAATTAGCGATATGATCCCAACAAGCGAGGGGATCATCCCAAGACTCACAGCGTTCAGAGCATGGACATACTCCTTCTTTCCACCACCAACGATctgcttgcccttctttgAACCATGGCGAATCTCGAGCTCTCTGGTCTGGTAGTCTGTGCAGTTGGAGCAAGAAACAAGCTCCTTGTATTCCTTCTGGAAGGGGAACCATGCCTCCAAGTCGTacttcttggcagcagcgTTGTTCAACGCACCTGTGACGATACCCACGACCTGGTAAGGAAGTCCAAGGGACTTGTAAAATTCCTCGGAGTTGGCCATCATTTGGTCAAACTGGTCCCAGCTGTCATCGGGGCCACAGAGGACGAACTGCTCAACCTTCTCGAACTGGTGCACGCGGAACACGCCCCAGGCATCACGACCGTGGCTACCGGCCTCCTTTCGGAAACAAGTGCTGTAACCGCAGTACTTAATAGGGAGCTCAGAGGGCTGGATCCACTCCTCGGCATGAAGGGCGGAAAGGGGCTGCTCGCTGGTGGCAATCAGGTATCGATCCGACTCGGAAGGTGTAGGTCCTTCGGAAACACGGTACAGCTCCTCGTCAAATTGAGAGAGCTGTGCAGTCTTGGCCATCTGGTCGCGGTTGAGCATGAAGGGAGGTTGGTTAGGGGTGTAGCCTGCAGCACAGATTTCGTTAACGGTGCATGATAATTTGGATTTAAGTATGCATAcccttgttgaagaggaaggctGTGGCATAGTTGACGAGTGCAAGGTTCCTGTCAATGTCAGTCGTTGTCGCCCTCAAAGCCCTTCTGACTTACAGGAACATGCCGTAGCCAGTCAAGCAGTAACCTCGGTGGCCGACCAACTTGACTCCTCGAACAGGGTCGTATCCGCCAAGTCGCAGCAGCACATCGTGGTGGGAAAGAGCAGCTtgcttggtcttgtcgaAAGTCTCAGGTTCCCAAGTTCGCtcgatggtgttgttgtcttCGTTGTCGCTGACGTGGACAGAATCGTGCACATAGTTTCCGACGAGCTTTGCCTTGACTTTGAGCTCGGCATTCTTTGCCGCGGCAAGCTCCTcctggatcttcttcttctctgtcaACTCCTCCTTCTGCTTAAGTAGCTCGGTCGCGTCCTCCTTGGCTCGTTTCTTGAGGCCAATCTCCTTTTGAACGCCGTTTATTTGTGTACCGATCTGTGTAACTCCATACTGAGCTTCCAAGATGTTAGCTGGTGCAAATAGATCATAAAATTGTAAAGATATTCAATGACTCACTCTTGCGCGCATCTTGCCAAAGGGCAATAACCTCGTCAACCAGCTCTACAGGAGCATGTCGGCGACGCTGACTCTCTCGAATCTTCTCGGGGTTTCCGCCGCGCTCCTCGATAAAATCCTCAATGTCCAACATCTTGGCGATTCGCGATGGTACGATATTCGTTCAATCTGGTTGAGCCTAGTGGTGGATTTTTTTATCGTTGTTGATAGCCCAGgaaggagggggaggggcaaTTGCTTCGATCACCTGACTTGGATGGAGGGGTCTTTTTTCGATTTGGACTTTCTTGGTAGTGGAGACTTGATCAAGGCAAGTGAATCAAGAAGCAGTGGAGAATGTTCAAGTATTGCTGTAGAAAAGAAGACCGTTATACCAAATCTCAAgctaggtaccttaggtatTTATTGATAAAGTATGCGTAAGAAGTACTCTACCACATTTGAAAATTGAGTCACGTCAAGGTCTCACCCCGTGGGCGAAGGACGCCGGGTGAGTAATTGAGCGTTGCTATAAGCATATGAGCCAATCACACATTTGATCCAAGACCTATTTCGCTGTTACAGGGTAAGCTGTATTTCTAGAGTGTTGCGATAATGACTTTAGAGTCATCATTTATAAAGATGAAATGATACCGGATTTTGGCATCAGACCGGCTTCAGTGGACTTGTCGATCCTAGAAAAAACAAAATGAGCTTGGAGTAGTAAAATGAATGGTGTGGCTTGTTGATTTTGGTCCCATCGTGATTGAACAGAGGACCTGAGTCAAAAAAGCGGCGACCATTTGTTGTCTATGGTAAATCTTGAGCAACTTTAAATACAAACGCAACCCTCTCGACTATCAATTATCTCGGCGCATTTTATCAAGAGTCCCCAAGAATGAGAACTAATTTGACTATGATTAGACAGGCTTGGGCTGTATTGTGCTGCAGCGCTAGTTAAGTGTTCAGCACTTCAATGGACAGCACCTTCCTCCGGTTTCTGAGTGATCATTTTGAGCCGAAATCTAAATCAATGATATGAGTCTTGGAAagttcttctctttttcatCTCAAGCTGAACCAAGATGTCGAAGCAACAAATATTGACACTTGAGTTAGGGAAGCTACTGTACTTGCAAGGGTCAACAGGACCCATGCATTGCCTCTGGTAGCCTCCATCATTGGATGAGGCTGAGCCTTGCTGACGGCCCCCAAACCCGCACTTTCGATTAAAGCTCATAAGCCAGCCGTGCTCAACATTGTCTGGATTCAAGGCTGTCCTGCCTGACTACAAACTTCTGTTTGGATCGCCGTAAAAATGAGACTTGGGCGTCGCCGAGAGGAAAGTCTCTCATCGTCCGACGATACCACAGTAAGATAGAGGATATGACACTACAAGCCCCGCGTATTGACCACCGCTGACTATTTGTGATTCAAGATATCGGATCAGGATGATGAGCCACATTATGAGTACATTCTCAAGGAGATGTACGTACCTTCTTTGAACGATAACTCATTTGCCGACCAGAAAGACCTTGTGGAGTGAGTTGAACTTGAAACCAATGTCTATTCTAAACTCACCATATAAAGCCTCGTCTTTGTGCATGGATTAGGGGGGAATCTCAGAACCACTTGGAAGAAAGAGGGGACAACTGAACCGTGGTTTACAAAGCCAGAGTTTCTTGGCCGCCTCAAAGATTCGGTTCGCGTCCTGTCATTTGGCTACAATGCTCACCGTTTCGGCGATGTCGCCAACACAAGAATAATCCATCACGCCAATGATTTACTCCGAAATCTGGTTCTGAAACGACTCGATCACCCAGTATGCACGTTCAGGATTTTTGATAAATTTGTCTAATGTCTTTGCAGGACCGCCCCCTAATATTCATTGCTCACAGTCTTGGTGGGTTAGTGGTCAAAAGAGTGAGTTGAGAACCAATTCCCATGTGTCTTCCAACTCACAAACCCAAGGCAATACTTCTATGCGCAACAAATGACGATTGGAAAGCTGTTAAGCAAGCCACAAagtccatcatcttcatgggAACCCCTCATATGGGATCGGAAAAGGCTGAAGACCTTGTCGTTGTGCAGAAATTGGCATCTCTGATGAAACTTCAAACGGCGGTTGCGACAAACCTCACAAAAGAACTCCGTGCTTTCTCAAACTCAGTACAAGACATCAACATGGAATTTACTATTGATGTTCATCGTTCAATCAAGCTCCTATGTTGCTATGAGTCTCATCCGCAGCGGTTACCTAATGGAACAAAAGAAATTGTAAGTAAATCTTGTGGCCAAGTTTATCCCGCTAACTTCGCCAAGATAGTCCCTCAATGGTCTGCTGTCCTTCAAGGTGTCGATAACATAGATCTAAATTGTACGCACTCTGGATTACCTAAATTCGCCTCCCCTTTACACCCACGGTTCGAACTGTTCTGGGGCGAAGTTGAGAGGCTAGTCAGACTGGCCGAATCACCTCCAATCAAACCAATAAAAAAGGCACCTACGTGgacagatgatgatgctaCACAGTACGAAACACCTTTGACCTGCCCGAAAAATGCTAATTTCCCCAGACCGTCACCTCCTCGACCACGCCAGAACGCTCCTCTCCGGCGTCGACATGAAGTAGGGAAAGCATCAAAATCCTCCAGAGAGTCGGCGATTCGCTCAAGTGTCGACAAATTATTGAAAGAAGTCACAAGCCGCATCAATGTCGACTTACCAACACAGCATGAGACTGCTGTATCTCAAGCTCAGAATCGGACACAACCGGAGAAATTTGGTAGGCCGAGGTGTTGTTACAGGAGTATATGGTATGCTGACTTGCAAAAGACGTCAAGGAATTTAATGATTTCACCCGCCTTCTTCGCTCTGTGACACCCGAGAATAAAGGTCTTGATCGCGAGGCTCCTCACTGGCAGACATGCTCATGGATATTGGAAGATCCCGCTTTCGTCAAATGGAAGGAAAACAAGAATGGTAGTCTCCTATTCATTACAGGGAGCCCTGGATGTGGCAAGTCAAACTTGGCAAAGTACATCCAGGGTGCAATGAAAGATTCGAGCGATGAAAGGTGGGAGGAGAACCTCGTCATACCATTCTACTGTGATAGTCTGGAGAGCTCTCGACACAACCCTCCGAtattggatcttgttgtcCAATCTATGTTGAGCAAGTATACCACCATGTCACAAGCGACAAGAAAAAAGCTCGAATCAGTCTTAGAAACCCTTGGGGTCGATAGACAGAAGTCGCGATCACCTCTCGAAACCGAGAATAGTGGACATTTCATCCAATTGATGGAAATTGTCCAATTACTGGCGACGGCTGAAGATGCTAGACCAACTTGTCTAATAATTGACGGTCTAGATCAATGCGAAGACGAATTCATCATCAGATTGCTCCGTGGCTTAGACACGATCTTTCGTCGTGAGTCTTCTGCTTCAGCCCTCAAAGTTGTCGTAACATCACGCATGGCAGACTCGATCCGAGGATTTGCGCTCGCAAATAACCACATAGAAGTCACACCAGATCTGATCCTCAATGATATTCAAAAGgtagttgatgaagaagttgaccGCATCATCTTGAGTCGCCGGATAGCCACTGTTGGACGAGCTTCTGTCTCAGCCGTCATTGTCGAGAGGTCAAATGGAAGCTTTCTTTTTGCATCAGCAGTCCTCAAGGAACTGTGGCACATCAAAGACACAGGAGCTAACTCAGTCTTTACACTCGTTACAAGCTGTCCTCCAACCATGGAAGCGATATATCAACAAGACATGGACCGCATTCAGAATGAACGCAATGATTTGTTTCAGCTGATTCAGATTATCTGCATAGCAAGGTCGACCTTGAGAATAGAGGAAGCCAAGGAGATCCTTCGGTTTCTAAATCCCTCGGTAACGAGGACTTACGATCTTGTCGGCGATTTGACAAGAACATGCCAGCGACTAATTAGATTTGGCGCTGAGGACACTCTCGAACTTTTGCATCAGACTCTTTACGACTTTATTCTCGACACATATGATCTCAATCTCGTACATCAAACTCTCGCAACCGCATGCCTCAAATATGTTAGGGAGATAGATTGGGAACCATATCACGACCCATGGACAGACTATTGTCGAGATGCTCTTGCAGATCGCTATGTATTTCTGGAATACTCTTCGGCTTGGTTTAGGTATCATTTGAAGTTCTTTGGGCCAGATACCTATAAGATATCTTGGGATTTATGGGATTTCATCCGCTCCCCAGCTGGGGAAAAGTGGCGATATTACACCTTCCAGAAACGTGCTTGGGGATCCAGAAGCCCATCGCCGACACGATCGTTTGCGTTATTCAGGGCTCAGACACCGAGTCCTTCGAGGTCTAGGAGCAGGTCCTCAAATGGGTCGAGGACTCGATCGCCCCCTGCAATAGAACGCCCACAGACCCCATCCTCAGCTGCTGGCAAGCAGACTGAAGATATGACCGAGGCTGGATACCTATCGGACGGCACAGATGACAGTGTGAGTAAATGTGACTCTGACGGATCTGGAGGCCGTGGGCGATTGATTACCACGACTCAATCTTCCATTCAATCAGCAAAACCACCCTTGGTGTTACTCGCTCAGTGGGATGCGGATCTTGTAATCAAAGagatcttctccaaggcccTAGAACTTAACCCAAACCGCTTCCTTCACAAAATCTATGATCTTCTTCATATTTCCCCAAAATCAAAGCAAcaggttgaagaagaccTGGAAACACTAGTCAACAATATATGGGAAGGCACTACAGCAATACACTATGCCGCAGCCCAGCCGGGGGCAGCATTGGAGGTACTTCTCCCTTTTGCGAGGAATATAGACCTGCCAGATAATGACGGGTCAACGCCTTTAATCCTTGCCGCAGTCCGTGGCCATTGCCGGAGCGTGCGGGCTCTCCTCAAGGCCGGCGCCAAGGTAGATGCTGTTGATCCATGGAACCAAACGGCACTGTTCACCGCGGTTGATGTTGGCGCAGTGGATGTTGTTCAAACACTTCTTGAATTTGGGGCCGATCCTAATATTTCATCTATCAACGGCCATTCACCACTTGCACTTGCTACAGGGAAGAA
This genomic window contains:
- a CDS encoding seryl-tRNA synthetase encodes the protein MLDIEDFIEERGGNPEKIRESQRRRHAPVELVDEVIALWQDARKTQYGVTQIGTQINGVQKEIGLKKRAKEDATELLKQKEELTEKKKIQEELAAAKNAELKVKAKLVGNYVHDSVHVSDNEDNNTIERTWEPETFDKTKQAALSHHDVLLRLGGYDPVRGVKLVGHRGYCLTGYGMFLNLALVNYATAFLFNKGYTPNQPPFMLNRDQMAKTAQLSQFDEELYRVSEGPTPSESDRYLIATSEQPLSALHAEEWIQPSELPIKYCGYSTCFRKEAGSHGRDAWGVFRVHQFEKVEQFVLCGPDDSWDQFDQMMANSEEFYKSLGLPYQVVGIVTGALNNAAAKKYDLEAWFPFQKEYKELVSCSNCTDYQTRELEIRHGSKKGKQIVGGGKKEYVHALNAVSLGMIPSLVGIISLIHRYRHSVLLSEHYAAFLRTTKQRKDSLCPRCCESIFLASLSSCLLSRRPPRKQRRPKRRRAARKRRPFLFVRLRHK
- a CDS encoding seryl-tRNA synthetase; the encoded protein is MLDIEDFIEERGGNPEKIRESQRRRHAPVELVDEVIALWQDARKTQYGVTQIGTQINGVQKEIGLKKRAKEDATELLKQKEELTEKKKIQEELAAAKNAELKVKAKLVGNYVHDSVHVSDNEDNNTIERTWEPETFDKTKQAALSHHDVLLRLGGYDPVRGVKLVGHRGYCLTGYGMFLNLALVNYATAFLFNKGYTPNQPPFMLNRDQMAKTAQLSQFDEELYRVSEGPTPSESDRYLIATSEQPLSALHAEEWIQPSELPIKYCGYSTCFRKEAGSHGRDAWGVFRVHQFEKVEQFVLCGPDDSWDQFDQMMANSEEFYKSLGLPYQVVGIVTGALNNAAAKKYDLEAWFPFQKEYKELVSCSNCTDYQTRELEIRHGSKKGKQIVGGGKKEYVHALNATLCATERTLCCILENYQTEEGLVVPEVLRKYIPGEPEFLPFIKETPKEAEKTEKKEGGKKEKTLPVRETKA